Within Synechococcus sp. NB0720_010, the genomic segment TCGCGCCGGTTCCAGAGGGTCTCCGGGGATCGCTTTCCAGTCGCGGTTCCTATCGCCTCGGAGGCCCCAAGCAGCGTCCAGCTTTTGAACTGAATTTGGCCCTGCAGAACGCCTCCCTCAATGGAGAGCGCTTGGCCCTCGAGCGCGGTGAGGTGACGTTGCAGAACAACCAACTCGCCCTCGATTGGGTCTTGCGCGGTGGTGGTTCCTCTGAGGTCGTGGATGTGCGTGGCACGGTTCCACTCTCGGCGTCATCGGATGCCCTCACATTGCGGATTGGTAGCCGCGGTGATGGTCTGCGCTTTCTCACGGCCCTCTCGGGTTCGGCGGTGCAGTGGAAGCAGGGCAGCGCCGACCTGGAACTCCTGGTGCGTGGCTCCTTGCTCCAGCCTGTGGCGAACGGCTTTTTGCGCTTCAGCAATGGGGTGATGCAGCTGGCCGATCAGACGGTCCGCGATCTCGATGCGGTCCTGCTGTTCGACTTCAGTTCCCTGGAGATGCAAAGCCTGAGCGCTCGCGTCGGCGACAAGGGGCAGCTCAGTGGCAGCGGAGATCTCAACCTCTTTGCCTCGGGTGAGGGTGCGCCAGCACGCCGTCTGAATCTCACTGTTAAGCAAGCCCCGTTCAAGCTGGCGCGGATGGCCGCCGTCGCCGACGGAACCGTTGAGATCGGCGGCAGCCTGCTGCGCCCCGTTCTGGGCGGTGAGCTCGCCCTGAGCCGCGGGGCGATCAACGTTCAGCCCGGTGAGCTCGCCACGGAAGACGCCCCCAGTAAGCCCACCAACGTTCCTGCCCTGCTGGAGTCCAAGTGGGACTTCAACAAACCCCTGCTCGTCATGGGGCGGCAGTTGGAGAGCTCCAGCAGCCAAGACCTGCGGGCTGCCCTGCCCAACTTGGGCTCCGTCAGCTTTGAGCGCTTCCGCTTGCGCTTTGGCCGCGATCTGCGGGTGGAAGTCCCCAACGTCCTGAACTTCGGTGTGGGTGGTTTGTTGACCCTCAATGGCCCCCTCGACCCCAAGATTCAGATCAGTGGCGTCGTACGGCTGCTGCGGGGTCGCCTTGGGCTGTTCACCACCACCTTCAGCCTCGATCCCGACGCCCCCAACGTGGCGGTCTTCACCCCCAGCCTGGGCCTGATTCCCTACGTGGACATCGTCTTGCGCACGCGGGTGTCCGACACCCTCTCGGCCTTCGGCGATGGCAGCAATCGCTCCACCATCTACGACTGGAGCACCAATGGCTCCTTCAACAACGCCTCCTTGACCCCCAACAGCTTTGATCAGCTGCAACTGGTGCGGGTGCGGCTCGAAGTCACGGGGCCTGCGGACCAGTTGGTCGACAACATTCGCCTCTCCAGTACCCCGCCGTTGCCTGAGGATCGATTGCTGGCCTTGATTGGCGGCAATTCCCTGGTGGGTCTGGTCGGTGGCAACGCTGGAGCAGCCGTCGCCACCGTGGTTGGACAGTCCTTGCTCTCCCCTTTGGTGGGCAGCCTGACGGAATTGCTGGGCCAGCGGCTTACCTTCGCGATCTATCCGGCCTACGTCTTACCGACGAACTACGACGCCGAATCCAACCGCTCCGGTCAGGTGCCATCGCAGCTGGTTCCCGTCACCGACATCGGCTTGGATGTGAGTGAGCGTTTCAACGCCTCTGTGCTGGCTGCTCCCAACCGCAGCGACATCCCGCCCCAGGTCACCCTCGGCTACCAGGCCAAGCCCTGGTTGGGACTACAGACCTCCATCGATGCGGAGGCCCGTTGGCAGACCCAGAT encodes:
- a CDS encoding translocation/assembly module TamB domain-containing protein, with product MQSLSARVGDKGQLSGSGDLNLFASGEGAPARRLNLTVKQAPFKLARMAAVADGTVEIGGSLLRPVLGGELALSRGAINVQPGELATEDAPSKPTNVPALLESKWDFNKPLLVMGRQLESSSSQDLRAALPNLGSVSFERFRLRFGRDLRVEVPNVLNFGVGGLLTLNGPLDPKIQISGVVRLLRGRLGLFTTTFSLDPDAPNVAVFTPSLGLIPYVDIVLRTRVSDTLSAFGDGSNRSTIYDWSTNGSFNNASLTPNSFDQLQLVRVRLEVTGPADQLVDNIRLSSTPPLPEDRLLALIGGNSLVGLVGGNAGAAVATVVGQSLLSPLVGSLTELLGQRLTFAIYPAYVLPTNYDAESNRSGQVPSQLVPVTDIGLDVSERFNASVLAAPNRSDIPPQVTLGYQAKPWLGLQTSIDAEARWQTQMQVFFRF